A genomic stretch from Myripristis murdjan chromosome 12, fMyrMur1.1, whole genome shotgun sequence includes:
- the znf618 gene encoding zinc finger protein 618, with translation MSAQEAPNPGQEQVDSGSVATDGPSSTLASTATSTSPPPVTVKKEPGTSGTSNGKVADANPAEICVVIGGNDGRGSGGGSRGSQTQGMFALGTPPPTKSTDSCIGSYVCGVCGKKYKYYNCFQTHVRAHRESESMVGDGAPQPPNSSFRYSCDICGKKYKYYSCFQEHRDLHAVDDPYEQVVLPVDDLKEEEPVEPYQKIGPKTGSYVCEFCGKQYKYFNPYQEHVALHTPMGRTFDLKSPRIQQRGSIDISKYGHSQTGTEKNSPFSRKMESAMQSSLVDTNSSQNSSGTPSPLVASSFSTSQKPYTCGACGIQFQFYNNLLEHMQSHAADNENHTKGDSPKPSPASGSQEQLWRGSQPQAQAHSSVQLQVQPHGHPQRNHTLSQNNGLPEKERQQVAERLLRVMCSDLSMLNVLNSKDFLKLAQTLVDTGARHGAYSTRDALGNMSALALRQLPRMYNQVKVKVTCALGSNASLGIAVTCHSQTSGPDACYVLTAYQVEGSRLKRYVLGVREAELREGPEQVHHWVQNVLSEFVMSDIRTVYVSEPRVWAAGLGGLPLGGGGRGRICLRCAGCSLGAVVQAVLGKRSLQARGLHELAELLSTCRDIASSTSLALREEPSTNTSTNTAEEGTPGTAAQCPTPPCWDRMAEALLQVHAHFEQICEAYGRSKATAPLLQGLNKHLLGTLACLLAPLRLAALELSSQRRPTLQQVLPVYLRLEKLFTSKAGEAGTGTASKLCHYFLEALKENFKVERAHQVAMVLDPQLKLRSVPAYQHEDIITRACEMATETRDGGMSAGGGSGSEERDADGPPTPKRSRMDGGGNNGGNSRGNTSSCTVSGNDESQSQVRQEIFQYLAEPVLQGTPDLFQYWSSAVGDKFPRLARLALWLLAVPAVGVRSECMTVCEQSLAMKRRQQVTAEEMNKLIFLRSNMG, from the exons ATGAGTGCGCAAGAGGCACCCAATCCTGGGCAGGAGCAGGTGGACTCTGGAAGTGTGGCCACAGATGGCCCCTCATCCACCTTAGCCTCAACCGCCACGAGCACTAGCCCACCACCTGTCACAGTAAAGAAAGAACCTGGGACCTCGGGGACCAGTAATGGGAAAGTTGCAGATGCCAACCCTGCTGAGATTTGCGTTGTTATTGGAGGCAATGAtggaagaggaagtggaggaggatcCCGTGGATCTCAGACCCAGGGTATGTTTGCCCTTGGTACACCTCCCCCAACGAAGAGCACAGACTCGTGCATAG GTTCCTACGTCTGTGGGGTATGTGGGAAGAAGTACAAATACTATAACTGCTTTCAGACACATGTCAGGGCACACAGAG AATCAGAAAGCATGGTTGGAGATGGTGCACCTCAGCCTCCCAACA GTAGCTTCCGTTACTCCTGTGACATCTGTGGCAAGAAGTATAAGTACTACAGCTGTTTTCAGGAGCACCGTGACCTGCATGCCGTTGATG ATCCATATGAACAGGTAGTGTTACCTGTGGATGACCTGAAAGAGGAGGAGCCAGTTGAACCCTATCAGAAAATTGGACCAA AAACTGGGAGCTATGTGTGTGAGTTCTGTGGGAAACAGTACAAGTATTTCAATCCATACCAGGAACATGTTGCCCTTCACACACCAATGG GTCGCACCTTTGATTTGAAGTCACCACGGATACAGCAGCGTGGGAGCATAGACATCAGTAAATATGGTCACAGTCAAACTGGTACAGAGAAAA ACAGTCCTTTCAGTCGGAAAATGGAGAGTGCGATGCAGTCTAGCCTGGTTGACACAAACAGCTCGCAGAATTCAAGTG GAACTCCAAGCCCTCTGGTGGCCAGCTCCTTCTCTACATCACAGA AACCCTACACGTGTGGCGCCTGTGGCATCCAGTTCCAGTTCTACAACAATCTGCTGGAGCACATGCAGTCCCACGCTG CGGACAATGAGAACCACACGAAGGGGGATTCTCCAAAACCTTCCCCAGCCTCTGGTTCTCAGGAGCAGCTATGGAGAGGCTCCCAGCCCCAGGCTCAAGCTCATTCCTCAGTTCAGCTACAAGTCCAGCCTCATGGTCACCCTCAGAGAAACCACACCCTTAGCC AGAATAATGGACTACCTGAGAAGGAGCGGCAACAGGTGGCTGAGCGCCTCCTGCGGGTAATGTGTTCAGATCTGAGCATGCTCAATGTGCTCAACAGTAAGGACTTCCTCAAGCTGGCGCAAACTCTGGTTGATACGGGGGCTCGTCACGGTGCCTATTCCACCCGTGATGCCCTTGGCAACATGAGTGCCTTGGCCCTGCGGCAGCTGCCTCGCATGTACAAccaggtcaaggtcaaggtcacttgTGCCCTAGGGTCCAATGCCTCACTTGGCATTGCTGTCACCTGCCACTCCCAGACATCGGGTCCAGATGCGTGTTATGTGCTGACAGCCTACCAGGTGGAGGGATCAAGACTGAAGCGCTATGTGCTAGGTGTCAGGGAGGCTGAGCTAAGAGAAGGACCAGAGCAGGTGCACCACTGGGTGCAGAATGTGCTGTCTGAGTTTGTGATGTCAGATATCCGTACAGTGTATGTGTCAGAGCCCAGGGTGTGGGCAGCAGGACTTGGGGGATTACCACTGGGAGGGGGTGGGCGTGGGAGGATATGTTTGCGGTGTGCAGGGTGTTCCCTTGGTGCAGTCGTCCAGGCTGTCCTTGGGAAACGCAGCCTCCAGGCACGGGGCCTCCATGAGTTGGCAGAGCTTCTGTCAACATGCCGAGATATTGCCTCCTCCACCAGCCTGGCCCTTCGTGAGGAACCCTCTACCaacacatccacaaacacagcagaggagggTACACCAGGCACTGCTGCCCAGTGCCCCACACCTCCATGCTGGGATCGTATGGCTGAAGCCCTTCTACAGGTACACGCTCACTTTGAACAGATTTGTGAGGCTTATGGACGCAGTAAGGCCACAGCTCCCCTACTCCAAGGTCTTAATAAGCACCTTCTCGGGACACTGGCATGTCTGCTGGCACCTCTACGCTTGGCAGCTCTGGAGCTAAGCAGCCAGAGAAGGCCAACTCTTCAGCAGGTGCTGCCAGTCTACCTGCGTCTGGAGAAGCTCTTCACATCCAAAGCTGGGGAGGCTGGAACTGGTACTGCCAGCAAACTCTGCCATTACTTTCTGGAAGCACTCAAGGAAAACTTCAAG GTGGAGCGAGCCCACCAAGTGGCCATGGTCCTGGACCCCCAGCTAAAGCTGCGCTCAGTGCCAGCCTACCAGCATGAGGACATCATCACCCGTGCATGTGAAATGGCCACTGAAACTCGGGATGGAGGTATGAGCGCTGGCGGAGGATCAGGAAGTGAAGAACGGGATGCTGATGGCCCTCCGACCCCTAAAAGAAGCCGCATGGATGGGGGTGGAAACAATGGTGGAAACTCCAGGGGAAACACGTCATCTTGCACAGTATCTGGCAATGATGAGAGTCAGAGCCAAGTTAGACAAGAGATTTTTCAGTACCTGGCTGAGCCTGTTCTCCAGGGGACACCTGACCTCTTCCAGTACTGGAGCTCAGCTGTTGGTGACAAGTTCCCGCGACTAGCACGCCTGGCACTGTGGCTACTCGCAGTGCCTGCTGTGGGCGTACGCAGTGaatgcatgactgtgtgtgagcagagctTGGCTATGAAGAGGAGACAGCAGGTAACTGCCGAGGAGATGAACAAACTTATTTTCCTTCGATCCAATATGGGCTAG